TCTAGAAGCTATACCCAAACCTTTTATCTCGCTTCACCTTCGCTTTGAACCGGACATGGTAGCTTACAGCCAATGCCAATACTCGGGTCTTTCTTCAGCCTCCATCAAAACCATTGAGGCAGCACAAGGAGATAGAAAACCGTGGACTGGAGAGTTGGCCTGCATTTGGAGAAAACGGGGGAAGTGTCCCCTTATGCCTAATGATATGGCCTTCATACTTCAAGCACTTTCCATCCCgacaaacacaaatatatatctGGCAGCCGGGGATGGGCTTATGGAAattgaaggtttaacatctgTTTACACCAATGTAGTCACTAAGTCTAGCCTCCTTAGTGGTGAGTATTTCACAAGCATGCATGGGAACACGAAAGCTGCATTGGATTATCACGTGTCTATTAATAGTGATTCTTACGTGGcaacatattttgaaaatatggaCAAGATGGTTGCTGCAATGCGAGTTTTCAAGGGGCTGTACAAAACTCTTTTCTTAAGCAGAAGAGCTTTTGCTGATTTCACGTCTCAGGGCTTGAGAGGGAGAGAATTGATGCAAGCTCTATGGAAGGCTCATAGAGATGATTATGTCATAGGAAGAGAGTCTGCTTTGCCCGACTGTTTTCGTGAGGTTAAATTGTAATTTTACGTTTCagatatttatttgtatttgtttgtttcttctttgtttttcaaattttgaggtgAACCCAAAAGAAATCTTTGTAAGGTTTCCTCTGCAGTTTATGTCTTGCGGGTAACTTGcgagggaagaaagaaaaaggaaaaaagtaaaTGCTAGTTGCACACGTCGGATTTTGCTGAATGTCAATACGTGAAGGAAGAAGGAAAGCAAAATGATAAGGTCCGGGGGAATTCTTGATACGGTGAgtaacgcaccgtttcattaatcGTATCACATGGACGGCATGTATGCGAAGGGTACGCGACGCCATGTGCAGATAGCATTTCTCACAAAGTATTATAAACGATACAAGTAGCCATTAATGGCGTAACCCTTCATGAACGTGTGTGTCAGAACAGGCAAACCAGTGTCGTGTCGTCTCAAGTGAACGGAACTCGGTCCCTCAATAACTACCTGACATGACTGTACCTAATTGAGGACGTGGGCTTCAATTCACCAATCACCCAAATCTGATTATATATCTCTGCACTCCGTTCATTATGATGTGTCGGTTTAGAAAAAATTTGGTTTACAAGTAATTTTGTGCATTACGTGTACTtatctctttaaattttaaatataaagataataatattgattacaaatagatatataaattcacttaagcgtaaaaaaaaattgtcattgctattggattatatatatgtaaaaaatatttttaatgaacataagattaa
This genomic window from Carya illinoinensis cultivar Pawnee chromosome 7, C.illinoinensisPawnee_v1, whole genome shotgun sequence contains:
- the LOC122316107 gene encoding O-fucosyltransferase 13-like, with the protein product MDLRLTRSLEKKAYELLEAIPKPFISLHLRFEPDMVAYSQCQYSGLSSASIKTIEAAQGDRKPWTGELACIWRKRGKCPLMPNDMAFILQALSIPTNTNIYLAAGDGLMEIEGLTSVYTNVVTKSSLLSGEYFTSMHGNTKAALDYHVSINSDSYVATYFENMDKMVAAMRVFKGLYKTLFLSRRAFADFTSQGLRGRELMQALWKAHRDDYVIGRESALPDCFREVKL